A window of Mucilaginibacter sp. PAMC 26640 contains these coding sequences:
- a CDS encoding methyltransferase type 11, protein MENNLQQLYGHIDIYLFDQLLKGRFNDCKKVLDAGCGGGRNLVYFLQNGFDVFGIDPNPDAVAAAQALANELAPGKPATNFITCSAENMPFEDAAFDLVICNAVLHFANDSNHFDAMLRGMWRVLKPGGYFFARLASDIGIESLVIPLGNSRYVLPDGTEWFLVNEQILMEYTGDLNGELYEPIKTTNVQNMRCMTTWCMSKGTTPAVKEAGAIEKNAF, encoded by the coding sequence ATGGAAAACAACCTGCAGCAGCTATATGGCCATATAGATATTTACCTGTTCGACCAGTTACTAAAAGGCCGGTTCAACGATTGTAAAAAGGTACTGGATGCGGGTTGCGGCGGCGGGCGTAACCTGGTCTATTTCCTGCAAAACGGGTTCGACGTATTCGGCATCGACCCCAACCCGGATGCCGTTGCTGCTGCGCAAGCGCTAGCCAACGAATTAGCACCAGGCAAACCTGCAACTAATTTTATCACTTGCAGTGCAGAAAACATGCCTTTTGAAGATGCAGCTTTCGATCTGGTGATCTGCAACGCGGTACTACACTTCGCAAACGACAGTAATCACTTTGATGCCATGCTGCGGGGCATGTGGCGGGTACTGAAACCTGGTGGCTATTTTTTTGCCCGGCTCGCATCAGATATCGGCATTGAAAGTTTAGTGATCCCATTAGGCAACAGCCGTTACGTGCTACCCGATGGAACGGAGTGGTTCCTGGTAAACGAACAAATTTTAATGGAATATACCGGAGACCTGAACGGCGAATTATACGAGCCGATAAAAACCACCAATGTGCAGAATATGAGATGTATGACCACCTGGTGTATGAGTAAGGGCACAACTCCTGCAGTTAAAGAGGCAGGGGCAATTGAAAAAAATGCTTTTTGA